TCGCCGTCAGGTCCTGCGAGATCGGATTGGGTGCTGCGCCGATCTGGCCCGCCGCCACCTGGGCATTCTGCGCCGAAATCGCCGCGCTGATGTCGGATGCCGTCAGATTCAGGCCTACCATCTTGTCGGGATCGATCCAGATACGCATCGCCCGCTGCGAGGCAAACAGCTGCGCGCGGCCGACGCCGTCAAGACGGCGCAATTCCCCGATGACGTTTCTGTTGAGATAATCGCCGAGCGCCACCTCGTCGGTCTTCCCGTCCGTCGACGTCAGCGAGATGAACATCAGGAAGCCGGACGACGCCTCCTCGACCGTGATGCCCTGATCCTTGACGGATTGCGGCAGCCGCGGCTCGACACGGCGGATGGCATTCTGAACGTCGACGGACGCCTGGTCGATATCCGTGCCCGCCGCGAAGGTCGCGGTGATCGTCATCGCGCCCGAGGTGTCGGAGGTCGATTCGAAATAGGAAAGGTGCTCGACCCCGTTCAGCTCTTCCTCGATCTGGCGGGTGACGCCCTGATAGATGTCTTGCGGCGATGCGCCGGGATAGCTGGTGGTGATGCTGAGTTGCGGCGGCGCGACCTTCGGATATTGGGCGACCGGCAGGAACGGCAGCGCGATCAGGCCGGCGATGGAGATGAAGATCGCAAAGACCCAGGCCAAGATCGGGCGATCGATAAAGAAACGTGCCATCGATCCTACTCCGGCTCCTTGGCGTCACCGGACGCGACTTCGCCACTGCGCCACTCCTCAGGCGCGACCTTGGCGCCCGGCTGCAGTTTCTGCACGCCGTCGACGACCAGGCGTTCGCCTGCGGACAAGCCGCTTTCGACCACCCATTCATTGCCGGAGGATTGACTGAGCTCGACATCGCGCGGTTGCGCCACGTCTCCCTGCTCGACGACATAGACCTGCGCCTTGCCATCGGCCGCGCGGATAACGGCGCGTTGCGGGATGAGGATCGCCTTCTCGCGGACGGCCTGCTCGATGCGGACCCTGACGTAGAGACCCGGCAGCAGATCGCCTTTGGGATTGGGGAATTCGCCGCGCAGTGTGACCTGGCCGGTGGTCGTATCGACACTGGCGCTGCGGAATAGCAGCTTTCCGGATTGGCCATAGACCGTGCCGTCGTCGAAGACCAGCTTGATGTCGGCCTTCCCGGCTTCCGTCGAGGCGAGGCTGCCGTTCTCGACCGCCCGCTTCAGCGCCAGCAAGTCGCCGGAGGATTGCGTGAAATCGGCATAGACGGGGTCGATCTGCTGGATCATCGCCAGCGCATCGCCGGCATCAGCCGTCACCAGCGCGCCCTCGGTGACCAGCGCACCGCCGATGATGCCTGATATCGGTGCCCGGACTTCGGTATAGCCGAGATTGATTTTCGCTTCGTCGAGTGCGGCCTGCGCCAGCGCGACATCGGCATCGGCCTGGGCAAGGGCGACGGCTGCCGCATCATATTCGACCCCGCTTGCGACATCGCGGTCACGCAGCGATTTCTGGCGCTCCAGCTGCTGGCGGGCATTCAACTGCGTCGCCTTGGCACGCTCGAGGCTTGCTTCGGCGCTTGCGACGCGAACCCGAAACAGAGCCGGATCGATCCGATAGAGCACGTCGCCCTGCTGAACCAGACTGCCCTGCTCGAAGACCCGTTCCTGCAGGATGCCGGAAACCCTGGCCCGCACCTCCGAAACCCGCGTCGCGGCAATGCGCCCGGGCAATTCGCTGACAACGGGAACCGGACGCGCGTCGAGCGTCAGCACGCTGACGGCAGCGGGCGGCATGGCGCCGCCTTCCTGCGCGTAAGCCGGCAGGCCGGCGAAGAGCAGCAGCGCCAGCATTAGCGCGCAACGCAATGATTTCGTATGAAAAAGCATGTTCATAAGCCTTCCTGATGGTCCCGCTGAGGTCCAAAAAAGCACAGCCCGCCGAAATGACGTTCGGCGGGCCTCCTGAGCCCTGAGATAGTCGATCTTTTTTCGCTTTGCAAGATACCTACCGGTTGGTATGATAGTGACCTCACCTTTCGAGGCGACGTAGCCCCGCGGTCCCGGGAGTGATACTCATTCCCTCCGGTCTCCCCGTCACGAATCTCATCCCGAATACAGGTCATGCATTGGTAGATAGCCCCCGCAACAGAAAGAAACAGCCGGATGTCGTGCGGCAGGCTCTCCTCGATTGCGCCACCCGGCTGGCGCTGGAGCATGGTCTGGCCGCCGTCAGCCTGCAGGCGGTCGCCAGTGCCGCCGGCGTCACCAAGGGAGGTCTGTTTCACCATTTCCCGAATAAACAGGCGCTCGTGAAGGCCGTCTTCGACGGCATGATGGAAAGCTTCGACCGCGAGATCGATGAAGAACTGGAAAGGGATAGCGGCGGCCACGGCACATTCACCCGCGCCTATGTCCGCACCCTGTTTGCCGACCGCGCCCTCAACAGCAGCCCGTGGTCGGCGCAGACCATGACCGTGCTTGCCGACCCCTACTCCAAGAACCTCTGGCACAAATGGATCAATGACCGACTTGTCAGGCACGCAGGAACCGACGCCGGAACGCGGCTCGAGATCGTTCGCCTGGCGGCGGACGGGGCCTGGCTGGCCCACGTCCTCGGGCCGGACGACCACACAGATTCCGGCGATACCGCTGTACTGAAGGAACTGATCGAACTCACGAGACGCGACAAGTAGCCGACTTATCACCGGCTGGAGACATCGGCGGATAATGATGGCGCCGCGCGTTTAAGGCCAACGTGCGGCGGAGATTTCGATCTGTCGGTGGCGCTGCCCCTCAGGCAGCCCGCACAGCCGCCAGCGGCTTCACATTCTGGTTCATGCGGAACAGGTTATTCGGATCGTAACGCCGCTTGATTTCGGCAAGCCGGGCGTAGTTGGCGCCGTAGGCCATTTCCACCCTATCGGCCTCGTCCTCGGGCATGAAGTTGATATAGGCGGTACCCACAGCATGCGGCTTGGTTGCCTCGAAGAGTTCGCGCGCCCAGCCGGTGCAGCTTGCATCCATCCCGGCCTCCCGCCAGCGCGCATGCACATTCATGACGAAGTGCGAACTGCGCTGCGGAAATGCGGTGGCTTCGGTGGCAATACGGCCGGCCGCACCGCCGACATGGCCGACGAATACCTCGCATTCCGGTCCCGGCAGCTTGCGCACGGCGTTGAGCAGCACCTCGATCGTCGCATCCGAAAGCGAGGCAAAATCCTGGCTCTTCCAGTAATTGCGCGCACCTGGCGTTAGCAACGGATCAAATGCCTGCTGCCAGCCGGTGAACGGCACCGGACCAACGACATCGGCAATCGGTTTTCCGATCGCTCGCAATCTTTCCGTCGCTTTTTCTCCCGCCGCGATATCTCCACAATAGCACATGGCGAGCACCACGACCTCCTTGCCGTGCCATTCGGCCGGAAGGAACGGCAGCGGCGGCGCCTGGCGCATCACAACCCAGCAGGTCAGTTCATCGGGTGCGGCTTCCAGCGCCTGCCGATATTCCCTCAGCACTCTCTCCGCGTCAGCGAAGGGATGTACGACCAGTCCGGCAAGAACATCGGAATGCAGCGGGTTGAGCTGGAACTCAAAGGAGGTGACGACGCCGAAATTGCCGCCGCCGCCGCGCAAGGCCCAGAAGAGGTCCGGCCTTTCCGTCTCGCTCGCCTTGACCAGCTCGCCATCGGCCGTCACTACATCGACCGAGACCAGATTGTCGATCGTCAGCCCGAATTTGCGGGTCAGCCAGCCAAAGCCGCCGCCAAGCGTCAGGCCGGCGATGCCGGTGGTGGAATTGATCCCGGTCGGCAGCACCAGCCCGAAGGTCAGCGTTTCCTGGTCGACATCGGCAAGCGTTGCACCGGGCTCGATCCGGGCGCGGCGCGTCTCAGGGTCGACCCGCACCGATTTCATCGCCGACAGGTCGATGACGACGCCGCCCTCGCAGACGGCGTTGCCGGCAATGCCGTGCCCACCGCCGCGCACCGAAACGAGCAGATCGTTGTCGCGAGCAAACTTTACCGCGCGCACGACATCGGCAGCACCGGCGCAACGCCCGATAAGCCCGGGCCGCCGGTCGATCATCGCATTCCAGATCGCCCGGGCCTCGTTGTAATCCATATCCTTGCTTGTCAGGAGCTTGCCGCGAAAACCGGCGGCAAACGCATCGATGGCCACATCATTGACCATCGTCTGCCCCTTTTGCAGGGTCGTCAGGTTCAAATTGTCCATGATTTCCTCCATGCGACCGGCGCCCCGCACCGTCGCGGCGGCATATTGCGCCTGCGGTGATCACCAAACAAGTTTTCCAAAAGGATTAGCTAATTGCCGCTGCAGCCACCGGAAGCCCGCCTCGCGAAAACTTCTCCCATCCCCCATTTCCATACTGTCGCCCGTATCCGATTGATGTATGGAGGAACTTCAAAAAAGACGTGCACGGAGGCGGCAATGGATCACCAGGAAAAATCCAAGACGGAAAAGAACCTGACAAGCGGCGATCTCGACGAGCAGGCGCTGTTCTTCCACCGCTATCCCCGCCCCGGCAAGCTGGAAATCCAGGCAACCAAGCCGCTCGGCAACCAGCGCGATCTGGCGCTCGCCTATTCGCCCGGCGTCGCCGCCCCTTGCCTTGCCATCCGCGACAATCCTGAGATGGCGGCCGAATATACCTCGCGCGCCAATCTCGTCGCCGTCATCTCGAACGGCACCGCCGTGCTCGGCCTCGGCAATATCGGCCCGCTGGCCTCGAAGCCGGTGATGGAGGGCAAGGCCGTGCTCTTCAAGAAATTCGCCGGCATCGATGTCTTCGATATCGAAATCGACGCGGCAAGCGTCGAGCAGATGGTCTCGACCGTCTCCTCGCTGGAGCCGACCTTCGGCGGCATCAACCTCGAGGACATCAAGGCGCCCGAATGCTTCGAAGTCGAGCGGCGCCTGCGCGAAAAGATGAAGATCCCGGTCTTCCACGACGACCAGCACGGCACGGCGATCATCGTCGCCGCCGCGATCCTGAACGGACTGGAACTCGCCGGCAAGGCGATCGAGAACGTTAAGATCGTCGCCTCAGGCGCCGGGGCCGCCGCCCTTGCCTGCCTCAACCTGCTTGTCATTCTCGGTGCAAAACGCGAAAACATCTGGGTCCACGATCTCGAAGGCCTCGTCTATGAGGGCCGCACCGAGCTGATGGACGAATGGAAATCCGTCTATGCCCAGAAGAGCGACACGCGCACGCTCGCCGAAAATATCGGCGGCGCCGACGTCTTCCTCGGCCTGTCAGCCGCCGGCGTACTCAAGCCCGAACTGCTGGCGCAGATGGCCGACAAGCCGCTGATCATGGCGCTCGCCAATCCGACGCCCGAAATCATGCCCGATCTCGCACGTGCCGCCCGCCCCGACGCGATGATCTGCACCGGCCGCTCGGATTTCGCCAACCAGGTCAACAACGTCCTCTGCTTCCCCTATATCTTCCGCGGCGCGCTCGATTGCGGCGCCGAGACGATCAACGAGGAAATGAAGATGGCGGCCGTGCGCGCCATCGCCGCCCTTGCCCGCGAAGAGCCGTCCGATGTCGCCGCCCGCGCCTATTCCGGCGAAACCCCGGTCTTCGGCCCGGATTACCTGATCCCCTCGCCCTTCGATCCGCGCCTCATCCTGCGCATCGCGCCTGCAGTCGCCAAGGCCGCCGAACAGAGCGGCGTGGCGCGCCGCCCGATCCAGGATTTCGACGCCTATCTCGATCAGTTGAACCGCTTCGTCTTCCGCTCCGGCTTCGTCATGAAGCCGATCTTCACCGCGGCCAAGGCCGCCGAGCGTAAGCGCGTCATCTTCTCCGAAGGCGAGGACGAACGCGTGCTGCGCGCCGCCCAGGTACTGCTTGAGGAAGGCCTTGCCGATCCCATCCTGATTGGCCGCCCGCAGGTCATCGAGACGCGCCTGAAGCGCTACGGCCTGCGCATCCGGCCGCTGCAGGATTTCGAGGTCATCAATCCGGAAGACGATCCGCGCTTCCGCGAATATGTCGATCTCTATTTCTCCCTCGTCGGCCGCCGCGGCGTCATCCCGGAGGCCGCCCGCACCATCGTGCGTACCAATACCACCGTCATCGGCGCGCTGGCGCTGAGGCGCGGCGAGGCCGATGCGCTGATCTGCGGTCTGGAAGGCCGCTATGAAAAGCATCTGCGCGATGTCCGCCAGATCATCGGCAAGCGCAAGAATGTCCGCGATTTCTCAGCCCTCAGCCTGATGATCTCGCAGCGCGGCGCCACCTTCTTCACCGACACCTACGTCACCTTCAATCCCAGCGCCGAGGAAGTTGCCGAGGCAACGGTGCTGGCGGCCGAAGAAATCCGCCGTTTCGGCATCACCCCGCGCGCTGCCCTCGTCTCGCACTCCAACTTCGGCTCTCGCGAATCCGAAAGCGCCACGAAGATGCGCAACGCCCTGCAGCTGGTGCGCGAGACCGCCCCAGATCTCGAGGTCGACGGCGAAATGCATGGCGAAAGCGCCATCACCGAGGCACTGCGCAAGCGCGTCATGCCGGATACGACGCTGCACGACGAGGCGAACCTGCTGGTCTTCCCGAACCTCGACGCCGCCAACATCACGCTCGGCGTCGTCAAGTCGATGACCGACGGCCTGCATGTCGGCCCGATCCTGCTCGGCACCGCCCTGCCCGCCCACATCCTGGCGCCTTCGGTCACCTCCCGCGGCGTCGTCAACATGGCCGCCCTCGCCGTGGTCGAGGCATCGCAGCCGGCGTAAGCCGGTTGCCGGCCGAGCAACGACATGCGCCTGAAACCGGCCAGCACCGTATCAGCCGCCGGCTATCGACAGCCGTCCTCTATCGGCGAGCGCGTCCGCGCGCTCGTTGCCGACAACCCCCGAATGCCCCTTGCACCAGGCAATGGTCACCAGGGCGTTTTGTGATAGCTGAAGATCGACCGCTTTCCAGAGCTCCGCATTGTCGATCGTTCGCCTTCGGCCCTGTCCATTCGGGCTGCTCTTCTTCCAGCCGTTATTCTTCCAGATATGTCGCCGGCTGTTGCAGCCTTTGACGGCATAGATGGAATCGGACCAGATGATCGCGGCTTCGCCCGCTGTTTGGCTATTGATCCACATGGCTGCCCTGAGAACGGCGGTCAATTCCATGGAATTATTGCTGGAATCTTCAGCGCCACCGAAGCCGGAGGCGATTTCCACCGCATCGCGATAAGCGACAAACGACCAGCCTCCATGCCCGGAACCGGGCTCATAACAACCGTCCGCGAAGAGGTGCAGCCCCAGTTGGGATTCTGGTACGCCTGATGCCGGTGCGGAGGGTCGGATGTCATCGGGAATGCCTGTCATTTTTACCGGGGTCTCGGGCGATTGCTGGATAAGATCGCGAAAATACGCTAGGATTTTCTTTGAGCTTATTAAGAGAAATAGATTAAGAGGAAGCGCGCGGCGAGGTGATGTCGCATTCGCCCCACCGACCGTTTGCTCATTCCGGGACGACGCCGTGAAACGCCGAAACCTGTCTCTTGCCCTTCTCCTCGCCTTCGCAGCGCCCGCCGCTGCGCAGACCAGCGCCATCTGCGAGGACCTGCGCGGCCGTCTCGCCGACCTGCCGCGATTGATCGGCAATGGCAACGGCCCGGAAGCCCGGCAATATTCCAACGCCATGGCCGAGCAGAACCTCGAGCTGCGCAAGGTTCGCAACGACCTGCGCAGTTACGGCTGCACCTCAGGCAGCATGGTGGTGATCGGCGGCGAAAATGCCGATTATTGCGCCGAGCTCTCGCAGGCCGAAACCCGGATGATCGACAATATCGGCTATCTCCAGGACCGCCGCAACGAACTAGCCGGCCGGAACGGCGCCGATGACGCCCGCCGCGAACTGATGGCCGCGCTCGACCAGAACGGCTGCAACAGCGACAATTTCTACGCCCCCTCCGAGCGCAGCGCCAACGACCCCGCCCCGAGCATCGAGGAACAGGCGATGCGCTCCGATACCTTCATACCGCTCGGCGGCGGCCAAGACGTTGATCCGCGTTACGGTCTGCCACGGGCCGATATGCTCTCGCCGGTCAGCACCATCTGCGTGCGCAGCTGCGACGGCGGTTTCTTCCCGATCAGCTCGAACGCCACGTCGGTCGATTTCGGCCGCGATGCCCAGACTTGCGCCAAGATGTGCCCCGGCATCGAGACCCAGCTTTTCTATCGCGACGTGACGAGCACGGAAGCCTCGAACATGATCTCGGTCGCAACCGGCACGCCCTACAGCGCCATGAAGAACGCCTTCGCCTACAAAAGCCGCGCGCCCGGCGAGAAAAACGCCTGCGCCTGCAATCTCACCGCCTATTACGACGAGATGCGCGGCAAGCAGGCGATCAGCCAGCCGCCGCAGCAGGGATCGATCACCACCATCCGGACCAATCCGCCGGTGAAGGATACAGCGGCAGCCGCCGCGCCGCAGCCATCGGTTCCGGAGCGTCCCTACGACCCCACGCAGAATAAGGTCCGCCAGGTCGGCCCGCAATTCCTCGCCGGCGACCAGGGCTCGATCGACCTTGCCAATCCTGCCGCACCTGGCCCCCAACCGCAGCAGTAGCAGCCGCAGCAGCAGTGATCGCTACCTCTCGCTCCTTCCCCAGCCATCATGGAAGACGAGTTCCTCGAGCGGCAGCCGCTGCCGCCAGCCTTTGACCGAGAGTTCCG
This Rhizobium acidisoli DNA region includes the following protein-coding sequences:
- a CDS encoding efflux RND transporter periplasmic adaptor subunit; translation: MNMLFHTKSLRCALMLALLLFAGLPAYAQEGGAMPPAAVSVLTLDARPVPVVSELPGRIAATRVSEVRARVSGILQERVFEQGSLVQQGDVLYRIDPALFRVRVASAEASLERAKATQLNARQQLERQKSLRDRDVASGVEYDAAAVALAQADADVALAQAALDEAKINLGYTEVRAPISGIIGGALVTEGALVTADAGDALAMIQQIDPVYADFTQSSGDLLALKRAVENGSLASTEAGKADIKLVFDDGTVYGQSGKLLFRSASVDTTTGQVTLRGEFPNPKGDLLPGLYVRVRIEQAVREKAILIPQRAVIRAADGKAQVYVVEQGDVAQPRDVELSQSSGNEWVVESGLSAGERLVVDGVQKLQPGAKVAPEEWRSGEVASGDAKEPE
- a CDS encoding TetR/AcrR family transcriptional regulator, yielding MVDSPRNRKKQPDVVRQALLDCATRLALEHGLAAVSLQAVASAAGVTKGGLFHHFPNKQALVKAVFDGMMESFDREIDEELERDSGGHGTFTRAYVRTLFADRALNSSPWSAQTMTVLADPYSKNLWHKWINDRLVRHAGTDAGTRLEIVRLAADGAWLAHVLGPDDHTDSGDTAVLKELIELTRRDK
- a CDS encoding FAD-binding oxidoreductase; amino-acid sequence: MDNLNLTTLQKGQTMVNDVAIDAFAAGFRGKLLTSKDMDYNEARAIWNAMIDRRPGLIGRCAGAADVVRAVKFARDNDLLVSVRGGGHGIAGNAVCEGGVVIDLSAMKSVRVDPETRRARIEPGATLADVDQETLTFGLVLPTGINSTTGIAGLTLGGGFGWLTRKFGLTIDNLVSVDVVTADGELVKASETERPDLFWALRGGGGNFGVVTSFEFQLNPLHSDVLAGLVVHPFADAERVLREYRQALEAAPDELTCWVVMRQAPPLPFLPAEWHGKEVVVLAMCYCGDIAAGEKATERLRAIGKPIADVVGPVPFTGWQQAFDPLLTPGARNYWKSQDFASLSDATIEVLLNAVRKLPGPECEVFVGHVGGAAGRIATEATAFPQRSSHFVMNVHARWREAGMDASCTGWARELFEATKPHAVGTAYINFMPEDEADRVEMAYGANYARLAEIKRRYDPNNLFRMNQNVKPLAAVRAA
- a CDS encoding NADP-dependent malic enzyme, encoding MDHQEKSKTEKNLTSGDLDEQALFFHRYPRPGKLEIQATKPLGNQRDLALAYSPGVAAPCLAIRDNPEMAAEYTSRANLVAVISNGTAVLGLGNIGPLASKPVMEGKAVLFKKFAGIDVFDIEIDAASVEQMVSTVSSLEPTFGGINLEDIKAPECFEVERRLREKMKIPVFHDDQHGTAIIVAAAILNGLELAGKAIENVKIVASGAGAAALACLNLLVILGAKRENIWVHDLEGLVYEGRTELMDEWKSVYAQKSDTRTLAENIGGADVFLGLSAAGVLKPELLAQMADKPLIMALANPTPEIMPDLARAARPDAMICTGRSDFANQVNNVLCFPYIFRGALDCGAETINEEMKMAAVRAIAALAREEPSDVAARAYSGETPVFGPDYLIPSPFDPRLILRIAPAVAKAAEQSGVARRPIQDFDAYLDQLNRFVFRSGFVMKPIFTAAKAAERKRVIFSEGEDERVLRAAQVLLEEGLADPILIGRPQVIETRLKRYGLRIRPLQDFEVINPEDDPRFREYVDLYFSLVGRRGVIPEAARTIVRTNTTVIGALALRRGEADALICGLEGRYEKHLRDVRQIIGKRKNVRDFSALSLMISQRGATFFTDTYVTFNPSAEEVAEATVLAAEEIRRFGITPRAALVSHSNFGSRESESATKMRNALQLVRETAPDLEVDGEMHGESAITEALRKRVMPDTTLHDEANLLVFPNLDAANITLGVVKSMTDGLHVGPILLGTALPAHILAPSVTSRGVVNMAALAVVEASQPA
- a CDS encoding ribonuclease H family protein, with amino-acid sequence MTGIPDDIRPSAPASGVPESQLGLHLFADGCYEPGSGHGGWSFVAYRDAVEIASGFGGAEDSSNNSMELTAVLRAAMWINSQTAGEAAIIWSDSIYAVKGCNSRRHIWKNNGWKKSSPNGQGRRRTIDNAELWKAVDLQLSQNALVTIAWCKGHSGVVGNERADALADRGRLSIAGG
- a CDS encoding DUF2865 domain-containing protein; this encodes MKRRNLSLALLLAFAAPAAAQTSAICEDLRGRLADLPRLIGNGNGPEARQYSNAMAEQNLELRKVRNDLRSYGCTSGSMVVIGGENADYCAELSQAETRMIDNIGYLQDRRNELAGRNGADDARRELMAALDQNGCNSDNFYAPSERSANDPAPSIEEQAMRSDTFIPLGGGQDVDPRYGLPRADMLSPVSTICVRSCDGGFFPISSNATSVDFGRDAQTCAKMCPGIETQLFYRDVTSTEASNMISVATGTPYSAMKNAFAYKSRAPGEKNACACNLTAYYDEMRGKQAISQPPQQGSITTIRTNPPVKDTAAAAAPQPSVPERPYDPTQNKVRQVGPQFLAGDQGSIDLANPAAPGPQPQQ